A genomic window from Pseudohongiella acticola includes:
- a CDS encoding Rne/Rng family ribonuclease: MKRMLINATQEEELRVALVDGQKLYDLDIENRTRVQKKASIFKGRITRVEPSLEAAFVDFGAERHGFLPLKEIAPSYFRKGIEGGRVNIKEAVAEGTEVIVQVEKEERGNKGAALTTFISLAGRYLVLMPNNPRAGGISRRIEGDERSEIREAINGLNIPDGMGIIVRTAGVGKQQEELQWDLDYLLSLWQSITEAAEKKSAPFLIYQESNVIIRTIRDYLRQDIGEVLFDTQESYAEAIDFVRQVMPHYESRIKLYQEALPLFNRFQIEAQIESAFQREVKLPSGGSIVIDPTEALISIDINSSRATRGSDIEETALNTNLEAADEIARQLRLRDMGGLVVIDFIDMSAARNQKEVENRMRDALEADRARVQVGRISRFGLLEMSRQRLRPSLEETSAVVCPRCNGQGAIRDVKSLCLSILRILQEEANKKKSAEIHAIVPLSVASYLLNEKRSAVLAIEAQSKTRLLIIANPAMETPHYEIQSISAQDGSTSSHRASFEIETGGPDDDVIQAKKSAPAQQAAVQAPTLAQAPAHVPTTRLAPPAPKKKGFLGSLISVFTEVFTGAANDEEDEKEEENKDRNSRNRERRPQNNQQRHQKQGRGNQRGNRNDRGDKAERGEKSERNDKGGDDRSDRSESSQGQSQGQGQGRRRGGRNRSQNDESDTRKDNNAANSNNDAASGDASDDNKGGEGQSRRRRGDRRPRNTTKRQRGPHPDAAENENAVTDTAASDDQSANQDNKAADDKGSKPGARTKAADTSDDSSNTENSGDNSASETNEDGTAKPRRRRSRGGSRRRGRGNNAESQDKDGNTSDGQESQESQNSQDGNSAADADGNTADEQKKPAAAKAKDSSDDLPEAAKAVQEAQAAEAALREPKAKAAGEDKAAASGEEKASGEEKATDEAKAPSEKKASSAEKASSKTKADAAASDEKAVSEEAAVSDKKAASNEAASSDKAVDGASEKASAQADLDKSAGTPEDAEPEKKPTRKRAPARKRATTNKSKKSADAEAQANAEPASDKVAAADSTPEAQRAEQTTEQPAPKKAESDKSGIDTKAAPLAPTPEEAKQAPATSQGAIPEGGRAPNDPREIKRRRLEEEARKKAESEGNE, from the coding sequence ATGAAAAGAATGTTGATCAATGCCACACAGGAAGAAGAGTTGCGGGTTGCCCTCGTTGACGGCCAGAAACTTTACGACCTGGATATTGAAAACCGCACCCGTGTACAGAAAAAGGCCAGCATCTTCAAAGGCCGTATTACCCGCGTAGAACCCAGCCTGGAGGCCGCCTTTGTTGATTTCGGCGCCGAGCGTCACGGCTTCCTGCCCCTGAAAGAAATTGCCCCTTCGTATTTCCGTAAAGGCATCGAAGGCGGCCGCGTCAATATCAAAGAAGCGGTTGCTGAAGGCACTGAAGTGATTGTGCAGGTAGAAAAGGAAGAGCGCGGCAACAAAGGCGCGGCGCTGACCACCTTTATCAGCCTGGCCGGTCGTTACCTGGTGCTGATGCCAAACAACCCGCGCGCCGGTGGTATCTCCCGCCGCATCGAAGGTGACGAACGCTCCGAGATCCGCGAAGCTATCAATGGTCTGAATATTCCTGACGGCATGGGCATCATTGTGCGCACCGCAGGTGTCGGCAAGCAACAGGAAGAACTGCAGTGGGACCTGGATTACCTGCTGTCGCTGTGGCAGTCGATCACAGAAGCTGCCGAGAAAAAATCAGCGCCCTTCCTGATCTATCAGGAAAGCAACGTCATTATCCGTACCATTCGTGATTACCTGCGCCAGGACATCGGCGAAGTGTTATTCGACACCCAGGAATCCTATGCCGAAGCCATCGACTTTGTACGTCAGGTGATGCCGCATTACGAATCGCGTATCAAGTTGTATCAGGAAGCCCTGCCGCTGTTCAATCGCTTCCAGATTGAAGCCCAGATTGAATCGGCGTTTCAGCGCGAAGTAAAACTGCCTTCGGGCGGCTCCATTGTCATCGACCCGACTGAAGCGTTGATCTCCATCGACATCAACTCTTCTCGCGCCACGCGCGGGTCGGACATCGAAGAAACCGCCTTGAACACCAACCTGGAAGCGGCCGATGAAATTGCCCGCCAGCTGCGCCTGCGCGACATGGGCGGCCTGGTGGTTATCGATTTCATCGACATGAGCGCTGCCAGAAACCAGAAAGAAGTTGAAAACCGCATGCGCGATGCGCTGGAAGCGGACCGTGCACGAGTACAGGTCGGCCGCATCTCCCGCTTCGGCCTGCTGGAAATGTCACGTCAGCGTCTACGTCCATCGCTGGAAGAAACCAGCGCCGTGGTATGCCCACGCTGCAATGGCCAGGGTGCGATTCGCGATGTGAAATCGCTGTGCCTGTCCATTCTTCGAATCCTGCAGGAAGAAGCCAACAAAAAGAAAAGCGCCGAGATCCATGCCATTGTGCCGTTGTCGGTCGCCTCTTACCTGCTGAACGAAAAGCGTTCTGCAGTGCTGGCCATTGAAGCACAGAGCAAAACCCGCCTGCTGATCATTGCCAACCCGGCCATGGAAACACCGCACTACGAAATCCAGAGCATCAGCGCACAGGATGGCAGCACCTCGTCGCATCGCGCCAGTTTCGAAATTGAAACCGGTGGTCCGGATGACGATGTCATTCAGGCGAAGAAATCGGCGCCGGCACAACAGGCCGCCGTACAGGCGCCAACGCTGGCCCAGGCACCGGCCCATGTGCCGACCACTCGTCTGGCACCGCCCGCACCAAAGAAAAAAGGTTTCCTGGGATCACTGATCTCCGTCTTCACCGAAGTCTTTACAGGCGCGGCCAATGACGAAGAAGATGAGAAAGAGGAAGAAAACAAGGATCGCAACTCGCGCAATCGCGAGCGTCGCCCGCAGAACAACCAGCAGCGACACCAGAAGCAGGGTCGCGGCAATCAGCGCGGCAACCGCAATGATCGTGGTGACAAGGCGGAGCGCGGCGAAAAATCGGAGAGAAACGACAAAGGCGGCGACGACAGGTCCGATCGCTCCGAGTCCTCGCAGGGCCAGAGTCAAGGGCAAGGCCAGGGTCGTCGACGTGGCGGCCGCAATCGTTCACAGAACGACGAGTCGGACACTCGCAAGGACAACAACGCTGCAAACAGCAACAACGATGCCGCGTCCGGTGACGCGTCAGACGACAACAAGGGCGGCGAAGGTCAGAGCCGTCGCCGTCGTGGCGATCGCCGTCCGCGCAACACCACCAAGCGTCAGCGTGGACCACATCCCGATGCGGCCGAGAATGAAAATGCAGTGACAGACACTGCCGCCAGCGACGATCAGTCCGCTAATCAGGACAACAAGGCTGCGGACGATAAAGGCAGCAAGCCCGGCGCTCGCACAAAGGCGGCTGACACGTCAGACGACAGCAGCAACACTGAGAACTCAGGTGACAATTCGGCGAGCGAAACCAACGAAGACGGCACAGCAAAACCCCGTCGTCGTCGCAGCCGTGGTGGCAGCCGCCGCCGTGGCCGCGGCAACAACGCCGAGTCGCAGGACAAAGATGGCAACACCAGTGATGGCCAGGAGAGCCAGGAGAGCCAAAACAGCCAGGACGGCAATAGTGCTGCCGACGCTGATGGCAACACAGCAGACGAGCAGAAAAAACCCGCTGCTGCAAAAGCCAAAGACAGCAGCGATGATCTGCCCGAGGCGGCAAAAGCTGTGCAGGAAGCACAGGCCGCCGAAGCAGCCCTGAGAGAACCGAAGGCCAAAGCAGCGGGCGAAGACAAAGCCGCGGCCTCAGGTGAGGAAAAGGCCTCTGGCGAAGAGAAAGCCACTGACGAAGCGAAGGCCCCTAGCGAGAAGAAAGCTTCTAGCGCAGAAAAAGCCTCAAGCAAAACAAAGGCCGACGCAGCTGCGAGTGATGAGAAAGCCGTGAGCGAAGAAGCAGCCGTGAGCGATAAGAAAGCCGCGAGCAACGAAGCAGCCTCGAGCGATAAAGCCGTCGACGGTGCCTCCGAGAAAGCATCTGCTCAGGCCGACCTCGACAAATCTGCTGGCACGCCCGAAGATGCGGAGCCCGAGAAAAAGCCGACTCGTAAACGCGCACCTGCTCGCAAGCGCGCCACCACCAACAAGAGCAAAAAATCTGCAGACGCTGAGGCTCAGGCCAACGCAGAGCCGGCAAGTGATAAAGTTGCCGCTGCGGATTCAACGCCCGAGGCCCAGAGAGCTGAGCAGACAACTGAACAGCCTGCCCCGAAAAAGGCGGAATCAGACAAGTCTGGCATCGACACAAAGGCAGCGCCACTGGCTCCGACTCCGGAAGAAGCCAAGCAGGCTCCCGCCACCTCTCAGGGAGCCATCCCCGAAGGCGGCCGTGCACCCAATGACCCGCGCGAAATCAAACGCCGACGCCTGGAAGAGGAAGCCCGCAAAAAGGCTGAATCAGAAGGCAACGAGTAA
- a CDS encoding electron transfer flavoprotein subunit alpha/FixB family protein gives MSILVIAEHDNAALKPATLNTITAASEIGGDITVLVAGSGCDAVAQQAAAVNGVSKVLVADNAAYENQLPENLAELIAEVGKDSSHILAPASTSGKNFMPRVAALLGVAQISDITAVKGADTFVRPIYAGNALATVQSSDAVKVITVRGTAFDEAAKEGGSGSVEALDIVKSQDIATFVGEELTESERPELTGAKIVISGGRGMQNGENFAMLEKVADKLGAAIGASRAAVDAGFVPNDMQVGQTGKIVAPDLYIAVGISGAIQHLAGMKDSKVIVAINKDEEAPIFQVADYGLVADLFQAIPELEEKL, from the coding sequence ATGAGTATTTTGGTAATTGCAGAACACGATAATGCCGCCCTGAAACCGGCGACCTTGAACACCATCACCGCAGCCAGCGAAATCGGCGGCGACATTACGGTACTGGTTGCTGGCTCTGGCTGCGATGCAGTCGCGCAGCAGGCCGCTGCCGTCAATGGCGTCAGCAAAGTGCTGGTGGCCGACAATGCCGCCTACGAGAATCAGCTGCCGGAAAACCTGGCTGAGCTGATTGCGGAAGTGGGCAAGGATTCTTCACACATTCTGGCACCGGCTTCCACCTCCGGCAAAAACTTCATGCCCCGTGTGGCAGCCTTGCTGGGTGTTGCCCAGATTTCAGACATTACCGCAGTTAAAGGTGCGGACACCTTTGTGCGACCGATTTATGCGGGCAACGCACTGGCAACAGTCCAGTCCAGTGACGCCGTCAAGGTGATCACGGTGCGTGGCACGGCGTTCGATGAGGCAGCCAAAGAGGGTGGCTCTGGTAGCGTTGAAGCACTCGACATCGTCAAATCTCAGGACATTGCCACCTTTGTCGGTGAAGAGCTGACTGAATCTGAGCGTCCCGAATTGACCGGCGCCAAGATCGTTATCTCCGGTGGCCGTGGCATGCAGAACGGTGAGAACTTTGCCATGCTGGAAAAAGTCGCTGACAAACTCGGCGCTGCCATTGGTGCGTCGCGCGCAGCGGTCGACGCGGGCTTTGTCCCCAACGACATGCAGGTAGGCCAGACCGGTAAAATCGTGGCGCCAGATCTGTACATTGCGGTGGGCATCTCCGGCGCGATTCAGCACCTGGCCGGCATGAAGGACAGCAAGGTGATTGTTGCCATCAACAAGGACGAAGAGGCACCGATCTTCCAGGTGGCTGATTATGGTCTGGTCGCAGACCTGTTCCAGGCGATACCGGAGCTGGAAGAAAAGCTGTGA
- a CDS encoding electron transfer flavoprotein subunit beta/FixA family protein, which produces MKILVAVKRVVDAYVKIRVKSDGSGVDLANAKMAVNPFCEIAIEEAIRLKEKGVADEVIAVSIGEKSCQEQIRTALALGADRGIHVDAAADVQPLAVARVLQKLVEKEGIDLVLLGKQSIDSDNNQVGQMLGALTGMPQGTFACKLEVADGKAVVTREVDGGEQTVSLKLPAVVTTDLRLNEPRYASLPNIMKAKKKQIDTVTPDELGVDVSSGLKVVSVEAPPARSAGIKVESIDELISKLKTEAKVI; this is translated from the coding sequence ATGAAGATTCTGGTAGCAGTTAAACGTGTTGTTGATGCGTACGTTAAAATCCGAGTCAAGTCAGATGGCAGTGGCGTTGATCTGGCGAATGCCAAAATGGCGGTTAATCCATTCTGCGAAATTGCCATTGAAGAGGCCATTCGTCTGAAAGAGAAAGGCGTGGCTGACGAAGTCATTGCCGTGTCCATTGGCGAGAAGAGCTGCCAGGAACAGATCCGTACGGCACTGGCACTGGGTGCCGACCGGGGCATACACGTTGATGCCGCTGCCGATGTGCAGCCACTGGCCGTGGCCCGCGTGCTGCAGAAGCTGGTCGAGAAAGAAGGCATCGATCTGGTGCTGCTGGGCAAGCAGTCCATTGATTCCGACAACAACCAGGTTGGACAGATGCTGGGCGCACTGACTGGCATGCCGCAGGGTACATTTGCCTGCAAGCTGGAAGTGGCTGATGGTAAAGCGGTGGTCACGCGTGAAGTTGATGGCGGTGAGCAGACCGTGTCACTGAAGCTGCCAGCCGTAGTGACTACGGATCTGCGACTGAACGAGCCGCGCTATGCTTCATTGCCGAACATCATGAAGGCCAAGAAAAAGCAGATCGACACGGTCACTCCGGATGAGCTGGGTGTTGATGTCAGTTCCGGTCTGAAAGTCGTGTCTGTTGAAGCACCGCCCGCGCGTTCTGCCGGCATCAAGGTGGAAAGCATAGACGAGCTGATCAGCAAATTGAAAACCGAAGCCAAAGTGATTTAA
- a CDS encoding DUF1285 domain-containing protein, with protein MTEKTASPDNLLKQIGKQKGPAPVHDWDPPYCGEMDMRIAADGRWYHESSPIGRIAMVRLFSSILRLDDDGHHYLVTPVEKVRITVDDCPFVAQLLDVSGEGSGQQLTFTLNTGETVIAGADNAIEVTTDEAGQPHPVIEVRHGLKALISRSVFYQMVALAESGRDASADTKALKNNNSEDDIGVVSDGVFFALSGR; from the coding sequence ATGACAGAGAAGACGGCAAGTCCTGATAATCTGCTCAAGCAGATTGGTAAACAGAAAGGTCCGGCACCTGTTCATGACTGGGACCCACCTTACTGCGGTGAGATGGACATGCGTATCGCGGCCGATGGCCGCTGGTACCACGAAAGTTCGCCTATCGGTCGCATCGCCATGGTGCGGCTGTTTTCCTCTATCCTGAGACTGGACGATGACGGCCATCATTATCTGGTGACGCCGGTGGAGAAGGTGCGCATCACAGTGGATGACTGTCCCTTTGTCGCCCAGTTACTGGATGTTAGCGGAGAGGGTTCGGGGCAGCAGTTGACCTTCACCCTGAATACCGGTGAAACGGTGATTGCAGGCGCCGATAATGCGATCGAAGTGACCACCGACGAAGCCGGTCAACCACACCCGGTGATCGAGGTTCGTCATGGCCTCAAAGCACTGATCAGCCGTTCGGTTTTTTATCAGATGGTGGCATTGGCCGAGTCTGGCAGGGATGCTTCGGCTGACACTAAGGCTTTGAAAAATAACAACTCTGAAGATGATATTGGTGTCGTCAGTGATGGCGTTTTTTTCGCATTGAGTGGCCGCTGA
- a CDS encoding hypoxanthine-guanine phosphoribosyltransferase produces the protein MNKQHLQQVMDEAQCLYTGRDIDQALDALASQISEVMADQNPLVLCVMNGGIVLTGQLVPKLNFLLQLDYIHATRYREQLQGSDLQWRVTPATEVKGRVVLVLDDIFDEGETLAGIKSWCEGKGASAVYTAVLVDKQHDRKTATLKKADFTALTAEDKYLFGYGMDYKGYWRNAPGIYAVNF, from the coding sequence GTGAACAAGCAACATCTGCAGCAGGTCATGGATGAGGCGCAGTGCCTGTATACCGGCCGCGACATAGATCAGGCCCTGGACGCGCTGGCATCACAGATCAGTGAGGTGATGGCGGATCAGAATCCACTGGTCCTGTGCGTCATGAACGGCGGCATTGTGCTTACCGGGCAGCTGGTGCCAAAACTGAATTTCCTGCTACAGCTGGATTATATTCATGCCACGCGTTACCGCGAGCAGCTGCAGGGCAGTGACCTGCAGTGGCGGGTGACACCTGCTACTGAGGTCAAGGGCCGGGTGGTCTTGGTGCTGGATGACATTTTTGATGAAGGCGAAACACTGGCGGGCATCAAGAGCTGGTGTGAAGGCAAGGGTGCTTCGGCAGTCTATACCGCGGTGCTGGTGGATAAACAACATGACCGTAAAACAGCGACCCTGAAGAAAGCGGATTTCACGGCGTTGACCGCTGAAGACAAATACCTGTTTGGCTACGGCATGGATTACAAAGGTTACTGGAGAAACGCGCCGGGCATTTACGCAGTCAACTTCTGA